The Methylacidimicrobium sp. B4 genome contains a region encoding:
- a CDS encoding quinol:electron acceptor oxidoreductase subunit ActD, whose protein sequence is MPRVENAVDRAESGRELLARPALVLNEREASWVNDAVCSVVEKPAPLWWWLAVVAFGVLAGAVPLVVVYFISTGLGVWGLQSPVFWGVAILNFVFWIEIGHAGTLISAILLFTRQRWRNSVNRAAEAMTIFAVLCAAVFPLFHIGRQWMFWYMVPVPESYAVWQNFRAPLLWDEFAVGTYFTVSCLFWYFGLLPDIASLRDRATKLWKKRLYHVLCWGWTGSLRAWRHYEAGYLCIAGVVSVLVISVASVVSTDFATTVLPGWHTTIFPPDFITGAIFSGFAMIVTLMVPLRAAYPRLKDMITEKHLDNMAKVLLATGSLVGYSYLIELFMAWYGANPYERYTFWNRITGPDCATYFFMFGFNVLLPQIFWFRLPRIHPWILWTASVLINVGMWFERYSIIVVSLERDFLPSSWRHYLPTWVDWGLFFGSVGLFFFLFLLFLRVLPAISIAEIKTLLAKPRRPREPEAPFDEPEPLLPSREIYGLGAEFSSEEDLRRASEETRKKGYVWWDAYAPHPIHGMEQAMRLPKSRVSFFVLMGGLLGLLIGIAMVTATSVPRPELLRSLTTGQLQGLFYATVVQGKPYFSLPAFVPVLLELTILFAAFSGFLAVVLLSRLPRPHHPVWNWGELSRRATDDGFFLVIEARDPAFSPAESREFLERLGGRRLTYIPR, encoded by the coding sequence ATGCCGAGGGTGGAGAACGCGGTCGATAGAGCGGAAAGCGGTCGGGAGCTTCTGGCGCGCCCGGCGCTCGTCTTGAACGAGAGGGAAGCTTCTTGGGTAAACGACGCGGTCTGCTCCGTGGTGGAAAAGCCGGCTCCCCTCTGGTGGTGGCTTGCCGTAGTGGCTTTCGGAGTCTTGGCGGGAGCGGTGCCGCTGGTCGTCGTCTATTTCATCAGCACGGGCTTGGGTGTCTGGGGGCTGCAGAGCCCGGTCTTTTGGGGTGTGGCCATTCTCAACTTCGTCTTCTGGATCGAGATCGGGCATGCCGGCACCTTGATCTCGGCGATCTTGCTCTTCACGCGCCAACGGTGGCGGAACTCGGTGAATCGGGCCGCCGAGGCCATGACGATCTTCGCCGTCCTCTGCGCGGCGGTCTTCCCCCTCTTCCACATCGGGCGACAATGGATGTTCTGGTACATGGTGCCGGTCCCGGAATCGTACGCGGTCTGGCAGAACTTCCGCGCTCCTCTCCTCTGGGACGAGTTTGCCGTGGGAACCTATTTCACTGTCTCTTGCCTGTTCTGGTATTTCGGCCTGCTTCCCGATATCGCCTCCCTTCGGGACCGGGCGACCAAGCTGTGGAAGAAACGCCTCTACCACGTGCTCTGCTGGGGATGGACGGGTTCGCTTCGGGCGTGGCGTCACTACGAGGCGGGATACCTCTGCATCGCGGGCGTGGTGAGCGTCCTTGTGATTTCGGTCGCCTCGGTGGTCTCCACCGACTTCGCGACGACCGTGCTGCCGGGATGGCATACGACCATCTTCCCACCCGATTTCATTACGGGAGCCATCTTCAGCGGGTTCGCGATGATCGTCACGCTCATGGTTCCGCTGCGCGCCGCCTATCCTCGCCTCAAGGACATGATTACGGAGAAGCACCTGGACAATATGGCGAAGGTGCTCTTGGCGACGGGATCGCTGGTTGGCTACTCCTATCTGATCGAGCTCTTCATGGCCTGGTACGGAGCCAATCCCTACGAACGATACACGTTCTGGAATCGGATCACGGGCCCCGACTGCGCGACCTACTTCTTCATGTTCGGATTCAACGTCCTCCTACCTCAGATCTTCTGGTTCCGGCTCCCTCGAATCCATCCGTGGATCCTCTGGACGGCATCGGTGCTCATCAACGTCGGCATGTGGTTCGAGCGCTATTCGATCATTGTGGTCAGCCTCGAGCGGGATTTTCTGCCTTCCTCTTGGCGCCACTATCTCCCGACCTGGGTCGATTGGGGGCTCTTCTTCGGCAGCGTTGGCCTCTTCTTTTTCCTCTTCCTGCTCTTTCTGCGCGTCTTGCCCGCGATCTCCATCGCGGAGATCAAGACCCTGCTGGCGAAGCCGCGTCGGCCGCGGGAGCCGGAAGCCCCGTTCGATGAGCCGGAACCCTTGCTGCCGAGCCGGGAGATCTACGGATTGGGAGCGGAATTTTCCTCGGAAGAGGATCTGCGAAGGGCGAGCGAGGAGACCCGAAAGAAAGGATACGTCTGGTGGGATGCCTATGCGCCCCATCCCATTCATGGCATGGAGCAGGCGATGCGCCTTCCCAAATCCCGTGTCTCCTTTTTCGTGTTGATGGGAGGTTTGCTGGGCCTCCTCATTGGGATTGCCATGGTGACGGCCACCTCAGTCCCGCGCCCCGAATTGCTTCGAAGCTTGACGACCGGTCAACTGCAGGGCCTTTTCTACGCGACCGTCGTCCAAGGCAAGCCCTACTTCAGCCTCCCCGCTTTCGTCCCCGTTTTGCTCGAGCTGACCATTCTTTTCGCCGCATTCAGCGGCTTTCTGGCCGTCGTCCTTCTCTCGCGGCTTCCGCGACCTCACCATCCGGTCTGGAATTGGGGGGAGCTTTCTCGACGAGCGACCGATGACGGATTCTTCCTCGTCATCGAAGCGAGGGATCCCGCGTTCTCGCCGGCCGAAAGCCGGGAATTCCTGGAACGTTTGGGAGGGAGACGACTCACCTATATTCCTCGATAG
- a CDS encoding 4Fe-4S dicluster domain-containing protein — protein sequence MEPKKTRPRTAGSDAFSSGEAASSLEAAEPSRDFAWESISRRSFLRVMGASFALGGIGLASCRRPEGHLVPYTASPEWVVPGKPLLYATTAPAVYGGVSLFVTTYEGRPTHLEANRIISDAGLTPQLQASILDLYDPDRAVGFLENGYPATRQRFVELLGKSIGSWRETKGAGLAVVVEPTVSPTLAGLREEFRKRYPEAILCTYSPLGNRDRFAATRQLFGERLTLLPRWAEADVILSIGCDFASGDQEGPWAVRGIAARRRLLNPGDGMSRIYAVEERLTSTGAIADHRLALRAGDQAAFLALVARELAAAGLAQLDPFGRVVAEDWGEPVRKWAKAVAQDLFRAKRPLIVMGRDFPAPAALLALTMNLAFEKRSALDLIPALEDEAESLESLAEQIRKEDVRALLILGANPAYTAPVDLDWLRLQRSVPQVIHLGLLADETAQASHWHAPMAHYLESWGDAFGPDGTYLSAQPMILPLFGALSEIEVLAALCGETDALAVPEEANPMQLSQPPLAGGPPLLPLPIAARRVQESFVRLCRVEEKDRTEAWRRCLHDGFWPGSAPSPLSPEPRWDQAEPVVAKDLARRPAAHGLELSFYPCTKIGDGRQANNGWLQELPDFITKLTWDNAVLLGPQTARKLGLSSSGGDSRQAELLLLESGGRRLEAAALVVPGHAENALSLALGYGRSFGGRVAQGHGFNAYLLRSRETLRYASGVSAIRSGRSYPIAQSQIHGDPGNRGLVREGSLAEYRAVPDFAKREDGEARSVPEVSIYPNPYGAKQPGPAYTEGVSKGAYQWGMVIDLGSCVGCNACVIACQSENNVPIVGKGQVIRGRIMQWIRIDRYFLGTEADLRTMPEPMLCQQCENAPCEAVCPVNATVHSEEGLNVMAYNRCIGTRACAANCPYKVRRFNFFDFNKRDVLKTKKIGPWSVGNLYLGPFGALGSPLTIQMQRNPNVTVRMRGVMEKCTFCVQRVEEAKIATLVRARDGVPQPIPRDSVRTACQEACPAGAIVFGDLADPESQVSRWKADSRAYRVLEFLNVRPRVSYLARVRNPNPDLGAGEDRPSAREPEGPIGDTSRRAG from the coding sequence ATGGAACCCAAGAAGACGAGGCCAAGGACTGCGGGGAGCGATGCCTTTTCTTCCGGAGAGGCGGCATCCTCCTTGGAGGCTGCTGAGCCGTCCCGCGATTTTGCCTGGGAGTCGATCAGCCGCCGGAGCTTCCTGCGCGTCATGGGGGCTTCATTCGCCCTCGGAGGGATCGGCTTGGCGAGCTGCCGACGTCCGGAAGGTCATCTGGTCCCGTACACGGCGAGTCCCGAGTGGGTGGTTCCAGGAAAACCGCTCCTCTATGCGACCACAGCCCCCGCGGTCTACGGTGGGGTCTCACTCTTCGTGACGACCTATGAGGGTCGGCCGACGCACCTGGAAGCGAACCGGATTATTTCCGATGCGGGGCTCACCCCTCAGCTTCAAGCTTCCATCCTCGATCTTTACGATCCAGATCGGGCGGTGGGCTTCCTGGAGAATGGCTACCCTGCGACGCGCCAGCGGTTTGTCGAGCTCCTGGGCAAGTCGATCGGCTCCTGGCGAGAAACCAAGGGGGCGGGGCTTGCGGTCGTCGTCGAGCCGACTGTCTCTCCCACCCTCGCCGGCCTCCGGGAGGAGTTCCGGAAGCGCTATCCGGAAGCGATTCTCTGCACCTACAGTCCGCTGGGGAATAGGGACCGCTTTGCCGCGACCCGGCAGCTCTTTGGGGAACGGTTGACGCTTCTTCCGCGTTGGGCGGAAGCCGACGTCATTCTTTCCATCGGCTGCGACTTTGCTTCGGGGGACCAGGAAGGGCCGTGGGCCGTGCGCGGGATTGCCGCGCGCCGCAGGCTGCTGAATCCAGGGGATGGGATGAGCCGGATTTACGCGGTCGAAGAGCGGCTGACTTCCACGGGCGCGATCGCCGATCACCGGCTCGCTTTGCGGGCGGGAGATCAGGCGGCCTTTCTCGCCTTGGTGGCGCGCGAGCTCGCGGCTGCCGGGCTCGCGCAGCTCGACCCCTTCGGCCGGGTGGTGGCGGAGGATTGGGGGGAGCCGGTGCGGAAGTGGGCGAAGGCCGTCGCCCAGGATCTCTTCCGAGCCAAGCGTCCTCTCATCGTCATGGGTCGGGACTTTCCCGCGCCTGCGGCCCTGCTGGCCTTGACGATGAACCTGGCGTTCGAAAAGCGCTCGGCTCTCGATCTGATTCCGGCCTTGGAGGACGAGGCAGAGTCGCTCGAGTCGCTTGCGGAGCAGATCCGGAAGGAAGATGTCCGTGCCCTTCTGATTCTCGGAGCCAATCCGGCCTATACGGCGCCGGTGGATCTCGACTGGCTGCGGCTGCAGCGGAGCGTGCCGCAGGTCATCCATCTCGGACTTTTAGCGGACGAGACCGCGCAGGCAAGCCACTGGCATGCTCCCATGGCTCATTATCTGGAGAGCTGGGGAGATGCCTTCGGGCCCGATGGGACCTACCTGAGCGCGCAGCCCATGATCCTGCCTCTTTTCGGCGCCCTCTCAGAGATTGAGGTTCTGGCCGCCTTGTGCGGAGAGACAGACGCCTTGGCGGTGCCGGAAGAAGCGAACCCGATGCAGCTTTCGCAGCCTCCCCTTGCCGGAGGGCCTCCCCTCCTGCCCTTGCCCATCGCGGCGAGAAGGGTGCAGGAGAGCTTCGTGCGGCTCTGCCGCGTCGAGGAAAAGGATCGAACGGAAGCATGGCGGCGGTGCCTCCACGACGGATTCTGGCCGGGAAGTGCCCCCAGTCCGCTCTCTCCCGAGCCGCGCTGGGATCAGGCAGAGCCCGTAGTTGCGAAGGATCTGGCTCGAAGGCCGGCAGCGCACGGGCTCGAGCTTTCCTTCTATCCCTGCACGAAAATCGGCGACGGGCGCCAGGCTAACAACGGCTGGCTGCAGGAGCTACCGGATTTCATTACGAAGCTCACTTGGGACAATGCGGTCCTCCTGGGCCCGCAAACGGCTCGCAAGCTGGGGCTCTCCTCCAGCGGCGGAGATTCCCGGCAGGCGGAGCTGCTGCTGCTGGAAAGCGGCGGCCGCCGACTGGAAGCCGCAGCACTCGTCGTTCCGGGGCATGCCGAGAACGCTCTTTCGCTCGCTCTCGGATACGGACGCTCCTTCGGCGGGAGAGTGGCGCAAGGCCATGGGTTCAATGCCTACTTGCTCCGGTCTCGGGAGACCTTGCGCTACGCCTCGGGGGTTTCGGCGATTCGGTCCGGGAGGAGCTACCCCATCGCACAGTCGCAGATCCACGGGGATCCCGGCAATCGGGGCTTGGTGCGGGAGGGAAGCCTGGCCGAGTATCGTGCGGTACCCGATTTCGCCAAGCGAGAGGATGGGGAGGCACGATCGGTCCCGGAGGTTTCGATCTATCCCAACCCTTACGGCGCCAAGCAGCCCGGGCCCGCGTATACCGAAGGGGTAAGCAAGGGCGCTTACCAGTGGGGAATGGTGATCGACCTGGGGAGCTGCGTGGGATGCAATGCCTGCGTCATCGCCTGCCAGAGTGAGAACAATGTGCCGATCGTGGGCAAGGGGCAGGTGATCCGTGGCCGGATCATGCAGTGGATCCGTATCGACCGGTATTTTCTGGGCACCGAGGCCGATCTGCGCACGATGCCCGAGCCGATGCTCTGCCAACAGTGCGAGAACGCTCCCTGCGAAGCGGTCTGCCCCGTGAATGCGACCGTACACAGCGAGGAGGGGCTCAACGTGATGGCGTACAATCGGTGCATCGGCACGCGGGCCTGCGCGGCGAATTGCCCTTACAAGGTGCGTCGCTTCAATTTCTTCGATTTCAACAAGCGCGACGTCCTGAAGACGAAAAAGATCGGTCCATGGTCGGTGGGAAATCTCTACCTGGGCCCGTTCGGCGCCCTGGGAAGCCCCCTGACCATCCAGATGCAGCGCAATCCCAACGTGACTGTCCGGATGCGGGGAGTGATGGAAAAGTGCACCTTTTGCGTCCAACGGGTCGAGGAAGCCAAGATTGCTACTCTTGTCCGGGCCCGCGACGGCGTGCCGCAACCCATTCCTCGGGATAGCGTGCGGACGGCTTGCCAAGAGGCCTGTCCCGCCGGAGCGATCGTCTTCGGAGATCTGGCGGATCCGGAAAGCCAAGTTTCTCGCTGGAAGGCGGACTCTCGAGCTTATCGGGTATTGGAATTTCTCAACGTGCGCCCGCGCGTTTCTTATCTGGCGCGGGTCCGCAATCCGAATCCCGATCTCGGGGCAGGGGAGGACCGCCCAAGCGCGCGAGAGCCGGAAGGACCGATCGGGGATACGAGCCGTCGTGCGGGCTGA
- a CDS encoding polyphenol oxidase family protein, giving the protein MATTSSATPLDSIASAHTESRKQATSGVRSSWEFFPALTAAKVPHGFSLRTGGIDHPPPIRDLGIDPDRLIGAEQPHGNEIAFVENASRRFYPGVDGLLTQCPGVALKIRIADCAAVYLFDPEIPALGLVHSGRRGSEAGIVTKAIEGFRNRWGSPAERLMIQISPCIRPPHYEVDFARQIREQALDMGVRSLFDCETCTACHLDRYFSYRAEKGKTGRMWAVAMLPV; this is encoded by the coding sequence ATGGCTACGACATCGTCAGCCACCCCGCTCGATTCTATCGCGTCGGCTCACACAGAATCGCGGAAGCAGGCGACCTCCGGCGTCCGGTCGTCATGGGAATTTTTTCCTGCCCTTACCGCAGCGAAGGTTCCCCACGGCTTTTCCCTTCGAACCGGCGGGATCGACCATCCCCCTCCGATTCGCGACCTCGGCATCGACCCCGACCGCCTGATCGGAGCCGAGCAGCCCCACGGCAATGAGATCGCTTTCGTCGAAAACGCCTCGCGTCGGTTCTATCCGGGCGTCGATGGTCTTCTCACCCAATGCCCAGGAGTTGCGCTCAAGATCCGGATCGCGGACTGCGCCGCCGTCTATCTCTTCGATCCGGAGATTCCGGCCCTCGGCCTCGTCCACTCCGGACGGAGGGGGAGTGAAGCAGGGATCGTTACCAAGGCGATCGAGGGGTTCCGAAATCGCTGGGGCTCCCCGGCCGAACGCCTGATGATCCAAATCAGCCCCTGCATCCGTCCGCCCCACTACGAAGTCGATTTTGCGCGGCAGATCCGGGAGCAGGCTCTGGACATGGGAGTTCGCTCTCTCTTCGACTGCGAAACCTGCACGGCCTGCCACCTCGACCGCTATTTTTCCTATCGGGCAGAGAAGGGGAAGACCGGGAGAATGTGGGCGGTCGCCATGCTGCCGGTTTGA
- a CDS encoding cytochrome c3 family protein: MANLFGKAANELPRKIVVGILIIAALTVAGIAYYFTPKYTRVGYMPKQPIPFDHSLHVTGLGLDCRFCHSFVEKSGFSNVPTTQTCMSCHRMVKADSPKLAALRESWESGEPVRWTRVYQLPDYVYFDHSAHVNRGVSCFSCHGEVNQMKTIYHKTPLSMSWCLDCHRNPEYFVRPQEKVFDLGWQLPSGQSQVEMGKHLVEQEKIQPSDNCSACHR, encoded by the coding sequence ATGGCGAATCTTTTCGGGAAAGCGGCCAATGAGCTTCCCCGGAAGATCGTAGTTGGAATTCTCATCATCGCCGCCCTGACGGTCGCTGGGATCGCCTACTACTTCACGCCGAAATACACGCGAGTCGGCTACATGCCCAAGCAGCCGATTCCCTTCGATCATTCCCTGCATGTAACGGGCCTTGGGCTCGACTGCCGCTTCTGCCATAGCTTCGTGGAGAAGAGCGGATTTTCCAACGTGCCGACGACCCAAACCTGCATGTCCTGCCACCGGATGGTCAAAGCCGACAGCCCGAAGCTGGCCGCATTGCGCGAGAGCTGGGAGAGTGGAGAGCCGGTGCGATGGACTCGGGTCTATCAATTGCCGGATTACGTCTACTTCGACCACTCCGCCCACGTGAACCGGGGGGTGAGCTGCTTCAGCTGCCATGGGGAGGTGAACCAGATGAAGACCATTTATCACAAGACCCCCCTGAGCATGAGCTGGTGCTTGGATTGTCATCGGAATCCGGAGTATTTCGTCCGGCCGCAGGAGAAGGTTTTTGATCTAGGATGGCAGCTCCCGAGCGGGCAATCGCAGGTCGAGATGGGCAAGCATCTGGTCGAGCAGGAGAAAATTCAGCCCTCCGACAACTGCTCTGCCTGTCACCGGTAG